Below is a window of Cytobacillus firmus DNA.
AGCTCCACTTCAAATTGTCCCCGCCGAAATTTTTCATAAAGTATTTTAAAGATATAGGCGTCACCAAAGCTGATTGTATCAACAAGCTTATCATCTTTAAAAATTCCCAGTCCGCTTACTTTCAAATGCTTTCCCTGTTTCTCAATTAAAGGTAAAAAAGGGTCGGCATCTTTGCTGTAATAGTGAACAAGAAAACGGTGTAAATTTACATCAGGAATAGTCTGCTCAAGATTCTGTTCAACCACATCAATTAAATACTGCGATACAGAATCACTTTGCGAGTAATTAGCATCAATGATGTCTTTCGCCTTCTCTTTTGATACAACCAGCAGCAATTTCCGGCCAATGCTGGGGTTTCTCTGCAGACTGTCTATTTGATTTTCAATGCCATGCTCTGCAAGTTCCTGATTGAAGATGACCAGACCCACCCTGCCAACAACTATGGGCCTTGCAGCTTCAGCCTGAATCTTTTGCCTGATCCGTTTACTGGTCTTCCCTGTTGCAGAAAAAACCTCATTTACAGGCAATGATTGTTCACCTGGAGGTATATTGGAGGAGCCTGCTGTTCCTTCAAATTCCTCACCATTGACATAATCATAGCCAAAGGTCTGCACCAATTGGATATCCTCCAATACCTTTGGACTTGGAGTACAGCCTGCCAGAAGGATTGGAATCAAGGAACAGCATAAATAGTTTTTAACATTCATGCTTTTTTCACCTTCATGATGATATATTGTAAGACCAGCAAGCATGGTAAGTAGAAATAGATGGTATATAACCCGATTTGGGAGACAGCTTTCTGAAGCAAATCAATTTGCTGTCTATCTGTTAATAGAATGCTGATGAAAAACAGCAATAGGCAAAAAATCCTCAAGGCACTTCTCTGAGAGACGGGAAACAGACGATTCATTCCCCTGCTTGCACACCAGAGGCCGATGCAAATATTCGGAAGAATGGCAAAAAACCATACGGAAATTCCTATGTACTCGAACCTTTCCACAATGATTAAGTCCACGATTTTCCAAAGTGTGAGTGTAGCCCAAATGGTGCCTTTCAACTGTTCCTGGTTAAAGTAGACAAAGGTAACAAAAGCAGTGAGCAGATATATAAATATGCTGAAAAGCACCCCGAAATAAGCCCACTTTTCGGATTTCGGCCCATCTTTTATAAAAGGATAAAACATAAAAAGCGTCTCGAACCCGAGAAAATTAAGAGTCATCTCTTTGGAAGCCTTAAATAATTCTGCGGGAGAAGCATTCAAGATTGGCAGCAGATTACCATAATCAGCATACTGTAAAGGATAAAATTTAACCAGCAATAGCGGCAAGCCGTATAAAACCCCTAAATAGCTTACCCCTGTTACAACCCGAAAACCTCCTGTGACATAGGAATAGGCTAAAAATATGATAATCAGTATGAATATCCATTCTGAGACTTCGGGAAATACCCAAACCTGGAGCACTTCCACATAGGATCTAAGTACAACCAGCGCAAAAGCAAAGAAGTATAACAAGAATATAAAGCTGAAAAAACCGCCAATCCATTTCCCCATAATTTCAGCGTGGATGGCCACGATGTCGTTATTTCCCTTATTCAAAATTCGATAGGAAACCCATACCAATCCGATAATGGAGGCGCCGGATGTTAAGATTGCAATCCAGGCGCTATAGCCGGCCGACTGGACAATAATTCTTTCAAATCCCAGAATCCCTACACCTATTTGCATCGCATGTATTAAATAAAATACAAAATAGGGAGATACCTTTTTATCCTCTTTAGGCAATGGAAACATCAGCTAGCCTCCTTTATCGGAACATATTCACTCCAATTAATCTTCTATGTCTCTTTTCGATTTCTCGTGCTTTTTGGGCCGAAAACGAGTTCGTACAGGTGATCTAACCTGCAAAGGCCGCTTTGTTTGCATGAAAAACGGGAGGCGGAAGAGGGAATCTCTTAAGTCATCCAGCCGTAAAGGATAGACGGGTGCCAAATATGGGCGTCCCAGAGAAGTCATTTTAAGCAAATGACTCAAAATGTATGAAAAACAAAAGGTAACTCCCAGAAGTCCCCACAACTGTGCAGTGATTAAAAAAGGAAAACGGATTAAACGGATCGTATTGCCCATTTGATAGACAGGTGTTGTAAAAGATGCCAGGGCCGCAAGCGCTACGATGATCAGCAGCACATTACTGGTCAGCCCGGCCTGTACTGCCGCAGTCCCGATAACAATACCGCCTACGATACCTATCGTCTGACCGATTTTGGTTGGCAGCCTTGCTCCAGCCTCACGCAATAGCTCAATGGTCAGTTCCAAAATAATCGCTTCCAGTATCGGCGGGAACGGGATCCCGCTCCTTGAAGCAATAAGCGGGTTAAGCAGGTTTTCCGGAATCATTTCGTAATGATATGTGAGCACGGCTACATAAAGTGAAGTCGACAACACGGAAAAGAATACGGCGAACAAGCGGACAAGCCGAAAAATGGAGGCAATATGCCATGATAAAAAGTAATCCTCAAAAGCTGAAAAAAACTCTACGAGAGTTGTAGGACCGGTAAGGGCATGAGGTGAGCCATCTACAATGATCGTTATTTTCCCTTCCGAGAGCACACTCGCTACCCTATCAGGCCTTTCCGTGTCAATTAAATGAGGAAAGGGAGAATTGTGGTTATCGGAAATGATCTGGTTAATAAAAGAGCTGTCCACGATTTGATCAAATTGAATCTCATTCAGCCGCTGCAGAATGGTATTTACGTTTTCTTTGTCCGTAATTCCTTCAATATAAAGAACAGCCACTCTTGTTTTCGTCAGACTGCCTATTTTTACTTCTTCCACGATAAGATCTGGAATAGGCAGCCTTTTCCTGACCAGATTGATGTTAGCATCAATCGATTCGACGAAAGCTTCCTTTGGCCCCACAACACTGTACTCGACTTCCGGCATGCTGACGGGCCTCTTCTCAAGCGAAACGGCAGAAATGACCAGAGCCTCTTGCAGTGAACCTTTTACTTCTATGACAACACAGCCTGTCAGCAGTTTATCCCTTATTTCATGAACATTATCTATAATTTCAGTATTATCAATGGGAATAGCCTGCTGAAGATCAAACAGGGATTTGCTCTCATTTTCTTTGATATAAGGCAATACATATTGATGCAGGATGTTAATGTCTACAATAGTCTGGTAATAATGTATATAAAATGGGCTGGATTCTGAATATCTGTAGGAAACAAAATCCGCAGATTCTTTACAGCGATGAAGGAGTTCATCAATCCTTAATTCATGCTCAGTATTTCCATTCTTCTTTTGTTTGTTGTCCCTATTAAACCTTTTTAATTTAGATTTAAAAAAACCCACCGGACACTCCTCCAAAACTTAACAAATCGTAGTTTTAGTATGTGCCGGGGGGTTTTATTTATTCTTTTGCAATATGTTAGATAATTATCTGCTTTTGATGCTGCGAAAAACAATACTATCATCTTATATATTTTAATTATTTATGGGCGTTATTCAAAAGTTCCTTTCACAACAGCCTTACCGTCTTCAACCATTTTTTTTCCCAGGGAAAAAACCGTTTCAATTGCCAATGTTTCTTTATTCAAAAGCACTAAGTCTGCATCTTTCCCTTCCTCTATCCTTCCTTTTTGGTGAAGCTTAAGGATAGAAGCTGGATTTTTGGTAATGACAGACAGTGCATTTTCCATGGAGACCCCTTCTTGAAGGATCGCATCCCGCACTTCGGAAAAAAGTGTGGAAACCTTGCCAATTTGCAGTCCAATTAGTTCTCCCTGCTCATTGAAATCAGGCAGGCTGGCCTGTCCGTCTGAAGTAAACGTAATTTGGCCTGCAGGAACCCCTTCGTCCAGCATGATTCTGAGGGCCTTGCTGCACTTTACTTCCCCCTCTTCGAAAAACTTTGGAATCGAGCTTGTCGTGAAGTCGACATAGCCGCCATTTTTGGCATAACGTATGCCAGCTTCAAATAAATGCGGATTTCGGTTAATATGTGTCGGGTAGAATTGTTTGATTGGTATATCGGTATTCTCCGCAATATCCTCCAAGAGCCTTAAATGATCATAACTATCACCTACATGGACATTTACGATTCCCGCTTTACCGGAAAGCATTCCACCCACACGTGCAGCTGAAGCAATTTTGGCCATTTCTTCAACTGTCGGCTGGGAAGAACGGTGGTCTGCAATCGCAATCTCTCCGACACCGATAATCTTGTCAATCAGAATGAGATCATCTTCAATTTTTCCAGTCAGCGTTTTTACCGGCACCTGATAAGAACCCGTCTGGACATAACAGGTGATTCCTTCTTCCTCAAGTGCCCGCGCTTTAGCAATAAGACTAGCCATCGTCCGTGTTGTTCCGTCTGTACCAATGACACCCACCAGCGTAGTGATGCCAGACAGTGTAGCATCTGTCAGCTGTATTTCCGGTGTCCGGGTTTTATAGCTCCCCTCACCGCCGCCTCCGATGATATGAACATGTGAATCGATAAATCCCGGAACGGCCATTTTTCCTTCGGCATTAATGACTTCAATATCCGCAAATGAAAGCTCCGGCAGTTCAATGGAATCGCGGATATAGCCTATTTTATTATGAACGAGTAAGATATCCTTTTTCCCAAGTAAATGCGGAGAATAAATATCTGCGTTTTTTATAAGAGTTAACAAGGATAAACCCCTTTCTGTCTAACATATAATGTCTGGTTAAAAACCGATTAATACTGCGCCAATCACGAATAGTGATGAAACTCCCATGAGGAGCAGCAAAAATTTGATGATGAATTTTGCCCATGTTCCCCAGTCGAGCCTTGCTGCTCCAAGAGCACCCATAAGGGCTGCAGATGTTGGAACAAAAATATTTGTTAAACCATCTCCAAGCTGGAAAGCAAGCACGGCAACCTGCCTGGATACACCGGCAATATCAGCCAGCGGGGCCATCAGCGGCATTGTAAGGGCTGCCTGTCCTGATCCAGATACAACAAAGAAATTAAAGACAGATTGGAAAAGATACATAAACCACGCTGACAGGGCTGCAGGGAAATCTCCTATTACCTGGCCAGCTCCAAATAGCATTGTATTTAATACAGATGGCGCATCCGGGCTGTCTCCGCCTAATATGATCACAATTCCTTTTGCCATGCCTACAACCAATGCTGCCGGCAAAAGATCTTTAGCCCCTTCAATGAATCCTTCAGCAATATCGTCTACCTTCATATTATTAAGCTTAAAGAAAACAGCAATAAGTCCCGCTGCCAATCCGATCGTAAAAAATTGCGAGGCAATTTCCGGGATATAGTAAGCATGCTCTACAACACCCCATACAATCCAGGCAATTCCGGCTGCTATGGTTAACAGAACAAGACCGTGTCCAAGAGTAAATCGGACCTTCAGCTCCCCTGTTTTCATTTCTTTCCTGAAATAGCTGTCTGATTCATAGCTCACTGATTTCAACGGATCTTTCTTAATTCCCGAAGCGTATTTCCATGTATAAATAATTCCAATTAATGTGAAAACAGCCCACATGCCTATGCGGAACGGAGCGCCTGACAGAACAGGAACTCCCGAAACTCCCTGTGCAATAGCCACACTGAAAGGGTTCATCCAGGAAGTTGCAAACCCAATTTGCGTTGCCACATAGGTGATCATCACACCTGTGATCGCATCATAGCCAAGTGCAACCATAAGAGGCACAAGGATCATCGCAAACGCAATGGCTTCCTCTCCCATCCCAAAAACGGCTCCTCCAAGCGAGAATAGGAAAAACATAATCGGAATGATTAAGATTTCTCTGCCTTTTGTCTTGTCAATTACACTTAAAATGCCTTCTTCAATCGCACGGGTCTTCATTATAATTCCGAATGCTCCGCCAATGATCAATATAAATGCTACAACTCCAACTGCGGATCCCCATTTATCTCCTGATACGAGTCCTTCAAAAACATAATTTAAAAACCCGGCTTCTCCCCCAGACTCAAATAGGCTTGTCCCCTGTCGGACAGGATTACCTTCTTCATCTTTCACGATTTCAAAGCTGTCGGGAACCAATACTGTCTTGGTGGACTCTTCCCCGTTTTGCGTATAAGTTACTTCTTCCGTCTGGAATTGGCCAACGGGAACCAAATACGTAACCAAGGCTGCCAGAAGGACCACAAAGAAAACAATGACAAACGTGTGCGGCACCTTCCAGGCTCTGTTTTTTTCTTTCATTCTATTTCCCCCTTCATTTCTAGATGTAATACTTAATGCAATTTGTGTGCCAAGTTGAAAATTCTGAATAAAAGGATAAAAAATAGAAACTGGTTTATTAATGGGTGATTTAATTGGTATAATAAGAACCATTAATCAACCATTAAAGGAGCTTACCATGAAAAATGAATTAGTGCTGCTTGCCGGAACAAGGGAGACATGTAAAGCGCTCACAGAACAGCTAAAAGGAATGCTCGGAAAGTATATCCGGATAAAAAGCTTTGCGTCGGAAGAATATCTGCCCCCATTAATCGAAGATGCCTTAATCGTGTATTCTTCTTACCTAATTCATGATGAAGTAAAGCATGTTATTGCTCCTTCCTGTGAAGTGATTACAGCACACAGAACCGTAAATTATCAATATATCGATTACCTTTTTGAAATACCCAAGGACACAAATGTCCTTTTTGTAAATGACTTTCCACAGAGCACCATGGATTCTATCGAAACACTTGACAGACTTGGAATCAGCCATCTCCGATATATTCCCTATTCACCAGGCGGAGAAGTTCCAGATTCAATTGAGATTGCCGTTACTCCTGGAGAAATGGATCTAATCCCTTCTTCTATCCCGACGAAAATCAATCTCGGTGTACGGCTTATTGATATCCACACGATTATGGCTATTATAGATTATTTTGAACTGCCGGAAGCCCTCAGAATAAATATCACAGATAAGTACACCGGAAAAATAATTGAACTGAGCAAGAAACTATCATCCTTGAAACAGGAAGCCGATAAACTCAATCAATATTTAAAAAGGGTCGTGGATGGAGTAAATGATGGGATCTTGGCATTTGACAGATCCGGTTCGATTTCAGTTTTCAACAAAGAGCTTGAGAGAATGATAGGAATTTCACCTGAATATGCGTTTAAGAAAAGAATCGGCCAGGTATTCAGAAACAGCGAACTGCTGGAATTTCTATTAAATGATGAATCTGGTGATCAGGAAGCTTTTACGGTCAGACAAACAAACTTGCTGGTGCACCGCTTTCCAATGAAAAATGATAACACGATTGTTGCCACATTCAAAAATATGGATGAAACGATCGAAATGGAAAGAAGAGTAAACCTGGAGCTTCAGAAAAAGGGTTTTGTATCTAAATATACATTCCAGAGCATTTTGGGTGAGAGCCAGATCCTTCAGGAAACCATTCGGATTGCCAAGAAACTTTCATTATCCGACCTGCCTATCTTAATTCAGGGAGAAAGCGGCACAGGAAAAGAATTGTTCGCCGGAGCCATCCATTCGGAATCGAGCAGGAGAAATGCACCTTTTTTAGGGATTAACTGCAACGCTCTTCCTGAAGAATTGCTTGAAAGTGAATTATTCGGATATGAGGATGGCGCGTTCACCGGGGCACGAAAAGGCGGAAAAAAAGGACTGTTTGAGCAGGCTGACCAAGGGACTTTATTTTTGGATGAGATTGGGGATATCAGCATGAAACTGCAGGCCAGGCTATTGCGAGTTCTCGAAGAATGGGAAATCCGCAGAATTGGCGGCAATAAAATTATTCCAATTAATGTTAGGATTATTGCCGCAACCAATCGGAATCTGAAGGAAATGATAGAAGCTGGAAAGTTTCGGGAAGACTTGTACCACCGTTTAAAGGTCCTGTCACTTTCCCTCCCTTCTCTAAGGCAGCGAAAAATAGATATTCCGATCTTAATTCGGGCGTTTATAAGGCAGAGCCACAAACCTTCTGCTTCCATAACAGAGGAAACCTTATTGCTGCTATCAAAGATGGACTGGAAAGGAAATATAAGAGAATTAAAGAATGTCGTTCAGTACATGCTGGCGGTTTCGGAGCACAATGAGCTGACAGCTTCAGATTTGCCTGCAGACCTATCTCCGGCAAATGCTCCTTTGATTCCGGGGACCCTCTCAAACTTAAA
It encodes the following:
- a CDS encoding Ger(x)C family spore germination protein; translated protein: MNVKNYLCCSLIPILLAGCTPSPKVLEDIQLVQTFGYDYVNGEEFEGTAGSSNIPPGEQSLPVNEVFSATGKTSKRIRQKIQAEAARPIVVGRVGLVIFNQELAEHGIENQIDSLQRNPSIGRKLLLVVSKEKAKDIIDANYSQSDSVSQYLIDVVEQNLEQTIPDVNLHRFLVHYYSKDADPFLPLIEKQGKHLKVSGLGIFKDDKLVDTISFGDAYIFKILYEKFRRGQFEVELSGGEDVSLENLSSKPKIQVDKRNGKYTAAFKVKVNGRAMEGVDLDLTDKKTIERIESAVEKEIIERAEKMVKRFQELNTDPLRIGEKARQRSDFNRKEWKEQYSQMEIKIEADVNAVQSGIIE
- a CDS encoding GerAB/ArcD/ProY family transporter; this encodes MFPLPKEDKKVSPYFVFYLIHAMQIGVGILGFERIIVQSAGYSAWIAILTSGASIIGLVWVSYRILNKGNNDIVAIHAEIMGKWIGGFFSFIFLLYFFAFALVVLRSYVEVLQVWVFPEVSEWIFILIIIFLAYSYVTGGFRVVTGVSYLGVLYGLPLLLVKFYPLQYADYGNLLPILNASPAELFKASKEMTLNFLGFETLFMFYPFIKDGPKSEKWAYFGVLFSIFIYLLTAFVTFVYFNQEQLKGTIWATLTLWKIVDLIIVERFEYIGISVWFFAILPNICIGLWCASRGMNRLFPVSQRSALRIFCLLLFFISILLTDRQQIDLLQKAVSQIGLYTIYFYLPCLLVLQYIIMKVKKA
- a CDS encoding spore germination protein, whose amino-acid sequence is MGFFKSKLKRFNRDNKQKKNGNTEHELRIDELLHRCKESADFVSYRYSESSPFYIHYYQTIVDINILHQYVLPYIKENESKSLFDLQQAIPIDNTEIIDNVHEIRDKLLTGCVVIEVKGSLQEALVISAVSLEKRPVSMPEVEYSVVGPKEAFVESIDANINLVRKRLPIPDLIVEEVKIGSLTKTRVAVLYIEGITDKENVNTILQRLNEIQFDQIVDSSFINQIISDNHNSPFPHLIDTERPDRVASVLSEGKITIIVDGSPHALTGPTTLVEFFSAFEDYFLSWHIASIFRLVRLFAVFFSVLSTSLYVAVLTYHYEMIPENLLNPLIASRSGIPFPPILEAIILELTIELLREAGARLPTKIGQTIGIVGGIVIGTAAVQAGLTSNVLLIIVALAALASFTTPVYQMGNTIRLIRFPFLITAQLWGLLGVTFCFSYILSHLLKMTSLGRPYLAPVYPLRLDDLRDSLFRLPFFMQTKRPLQVRSPVRTRFRPKKHEKSKRDIED
- the iadA gene encoding beta-aspartyl-peptidase, which codes for MLTLIKNADIYSPHLLGKKDILLVHNKIGYIRDSIELPELSFADIEVINAEGKMAVPGFIDSHVHIIGGGGEGSYKTRTPEIQLTDATLSGITTLVGVIGTDGTTRTMASLIAKARALEEEGITCYVQTGSYQVPVKTLTGKIEDDLILIDKIIGVGEIAIADHRSSQPTVEEMAKIASAARVGGMLSGKAGIVNVHVGDSYDHLRLLEDIAENTDIPIKQFYPTHINRNPHLFEAGIRYAKNGGYVDFTTSSIPKFFEEGEVKCSKALRIMLDEGVPAGQITFTSDGQASLPDFNEQGELIGLQIGKVSTLFSEVRDAILQEGVSMENALSVITKNPASILKLHQKGRIEEGKDADLVLLNKETLAIETVFSLGKKMVEDGKAVVKGTFE
- the yfcC gene encoding putative basic amino acid antiporter YfcC, which encodes MKEKNRAWKVPHTFVIVFFVVLLAALVTYLVPVGQFQTEEVTYTQNGEESTKTVLVPDSFEIVKDEEGNPVRQGTSLFESGGEAGFLNYVFEGLVSGDKWGSAVGVVAFILIIGGAFGIIMKTRAIEEGILSVIDKTKGREILIIPIMFFLFSLGGAVFGMGEEAIAFAMILVPLMVALGYDAITGVMITYVATQIGFATSWMNPFSVAIAQGVSGVPVLSGAPFRIGMWAVFTLIGIIYTWKYASGIKKDPLKSVSYESDSYFRKEMKTGELKVRFTLGHGLVLLTIAAGIAWIVWGVVEHAYYIPEIASQFFTIGLAAGLIAVFFKLNNMKVDDIAEGFIEGAKDLLPAALVVGMAKGIVIILGGDSPDAPSVLNTMLFGAGQVIGDFPAALSAWFMYLFQSVFNFFVVSGSGQAALTMPLMAPLADIAGVSRQVAVLAFQLGDGLTNIFVPTSAALMGALGAARLDWGTWAKFIIKFLLLLMGVSSLFVIGAVLIGF
- a CDS encoding sigma 54-interacting transcriptional regulator, translating into MKNELVLLAGTRETCKALTEQLKGMLGKYIRIKSFASEEYLPPLIEDALIVYSSYLIHDEVKHVIAPSCEVITAHRTVNYQYIDYLFEIPKDTNVLFVNDFPQSTMDSIETLDRLGISHLRYIPYSPGGEVPDSIEIAVTPGEMDLIPSSIPTKINLGVRLIDIHTIMAIIDYFELPEALRINITDKYTGKIIELSKKLSSLKQEADKLNQYLKRVVDGVNDGILAFDRSGSISVFNKELERMIGISPEYAFKKRIGQVFRNSELLEFLLNDESGDQEAFTVRQTNLLVHRFPMKNDNTIVATFKNMDETIEMERRVNLELQKKGFVSKYTFQSILGESQILQETIRIAKKLSLSDLPILIQGESGTGKELFAGAIHSESSRRNAPFLGINCNALPEELLESELFGYEDGAFTGARKGGKKGLFEQADQGTLFLDEIGDISMKLQARLLRVLEEWEIRRIGGNKIIPINVRIIAATNRNLKEMIEAGKFREDLYHRLKVLSLSLPSLRQRKIDIPILIRAFIRQSHKPSASITEETLLLLSKMDWKGNIRELKNVVQYMLAVSEHNELTASDLPADLSPANAPLIPGTLSNLKNEHHFLLKCIDELNKSGMPASRKKLSSLTRKTNSPLTEQQVRLRLKELEQLGYVMIRKGRSGTHITEKGLETLV